From the genome of Ornithobacterium rhinotracheale, one region includes:
- a CDS encoding IS982 family transposase, translating into MSNLETSYNFILNKLIEISGTENFYFKPVKPKLSDIELISLIILAEFKSIDSDYQLFREIKGWAIESKIKRSVYNRRKRKLFPFLEEIRCKMVKKFNDFENYFLVDSMPLEVCKLSRSSRSKICKENSFSMPNKGFCASQNLHFYGYKLHAICSIAGVFQSFDLSPASVHDIHYLKDIKLQISDCVLLGDRGYLSQTVQLDLFNEVKIQLETPKRKNQKDYKPQFYPFRKYRKRIETLFSQLCDQFMIRRNYAKSFEGFKTRILAKITSLTTIQYLNKFVFHSNINNLKINLIR; encoded by the coding sequence ATGAGCAACCTAGAGACAAGTTACAATTTTATTTTGAATAAACTAATAGAAATTTCAGGAACTGAAAATTTCTATTTTAAACCAGTGAAACCAAAATTATCTGATATAGAGCTGATAAGCTTAATTATTTTAGCAGAATTTAAATCTATCGATTCTGATTACCAGCTTTTTAGAGAGATAAAAGGTTGGGCTATTGAATCTAAAATTAAAAGGAGTGTTTACAACAGAAGAAAACGAAAACTCTTCCCTTTTCTTGAAGAAATTAGGTGCAAAATGGTGAAAAAGTTCAATGATTTTGAAAACTATTTTTTGGTGGACAGCATGCCTTTAGAAGTGTGTAAATTATCCCGCTCTTCCAGAAGCAAAATCTGTAAAGAAAATAGCTTTTCAATGCCAAATAAAGGTTTTTGTGCTTCTCAAAATCTACACTTTTATGGTTACAAGCTACATGCGATCTGTTCTATTGCTGGTGTATTCCAAAGTTTTGACTTATCTCCCGCCTCCGTTCACGACATTCATTATTTGAAAGACATAAAACTTCAAATTTCTGATTGCGTGTTACTTGGAGACAGGGGCTATCTTTCTCAAACGGTTCAGCTTGACTTGTTCAATGAGGTAAAAATCCAGTTAGAAACCCCTAAAAGAAAAAATCAAAAAGATTACAAACCTCAGTTCTATCCATTCAGAAAGTATAGAAAACGTATAGAAACTTTATTCTCGCAGTTGTGTGACCAATTTATGATACGGCGTAATTATGCCAAATCTTTTGAAGGATTCAAAACAAGAATATTGGCAAAAATTACCTCCTTGACTACTATTCAGTATCTCAATAAATTTGTCTTTCATAGTAACATTAACAATTTA